One Pochonia chlamydosporia 170 chromosome 5, whole genome shotgun sequence DNA segment encodes these proteins:
- a CDS encoding retrovirus polyprotein (similar to Talaromyces marneffei ATCC 18224 XP_002143142.1) translates to MNSDPVLIEARVNRGIQVRALVDTGCDCYAVIDEAVVKRLRIPFIDRNPRRLGGFSEATKDVMSPGIVVFMMETGGYDERIFAYVVPRLGQDVFLGRPWMKKNKVVYDAAEQRVYHGVAGITIRLLGQEEPEGVKAIRAARVVPAAVFAAECRRGRKRRGHGAAAVQAISLSDIEKALRPKQPVDPSKTVPKEVLDEFKDLFSPEEAMKLPPHRPGVDHEVHLQRDSDGNEPPLPWGPLYSMSREELLVLRKTLRDLLDRGFIRASSSAAAAPVLFVKKPNGGLRFCCDYRALNAITKRDRYPLPLIAETLNNLTRAKWFTKLDVVAAFHKIRMAPGHEEKTAFRTRFGLYEWLVCPFGLSGAPASFQRYMNSVLNKYLDDFVTAYLDDVLIYSSGTLGEHEMKVRRVLRSLADAGLHLDPAKCEFSVKEVKYLGFIVRAGKGVACDPEKQQAIREWLVPTTVKGVRSFLGFANYYRIFIPDYAQITKALDALLKKGVIFRWGKAEDEAFRELKRRFCDAPILRQWDPSLQTFVEADCSGYALGGVLSQEGKDGRRHACAFYSRRLSPAEYNYPIHDKEMLAIMRCLDTWSAELRSCGTFTVLTDHRNLEYFMTRRKLTERQSRWAAELSQFDFKLDYRPGCEAAVPDALSRREQDAPQDINDDRERGRVIQLIPDNSIPESTRLRISRIGLETPTPPDMKVFEASDLQALWDEIIKDDQIYRAAYEAVRQRERAFPPALGLKVQISECGIDAGKRLTFRDRIWVPGGSGEKGNQGEAEKDTLRTRIVQDSHDSTAAGHPGREGTLAIVARSFYWPGQSQLVRRFVANCDVCGRGHIWRQSKRGFLKPLPIPDRPRSHLAMDFITDLPATGPSNATYIWVIVDRLTKAVTLEVMDTMEAEACAKRFLQCHYRFHGMPRSIVSDRGSNWLSRFWKRFCKLAGVTQRLSTAYHPQTDGGPERANQEIQAYLRAYVSYMQKDWGDFLPVAQLALNNRESAATKISPFFVEHGYHVEPVAVEDPADPPQSKEEGKADALLSRLQEVSEYMQAMIAASQQQQEEATNAKRQPAERFEVGDKVWLSMANYRSPRPCKKLDWLHHKYTVTKVISSHVVELDVPGSIHPRFHVDLLRRARQDPAPGQRVDDSQPPPIQEENGVQEWEVEEILCARWKNRGRGKFREVFVRWRGYADATWEPAEALRETEAMEEFESVYGPVMKYDGPLEKYQTTTGPRRHGRGRKGGRG, encoded by the coding sequence ATGAATAGTGACCCGGTGCTGATCGAAGCACGGGTTAATAGAGGTATTCAGGTGCGCGCCCTTGTTGATACCGGATGTGACTGCTACGCCGTAATCGACGAAGCTGTAGTTAAGAGACTGCGGATTCCATTTATCGACAGGAATCCAAGGCGGTTAGGTGGGTTTTCCGAGGCGACTAAAGACGTGATGTCGCCAGGGATTGTAGTCTTtatgatggagactggaggataCGACGAACGCATCTTTGCTTATGTCGTTCCGCGGTTAGGCCAAGATGTGTTCCTGGGCCGgccgtggatgaagaagaacaaggtggtATACGACGCGGCTGAACAGCGAGTCTACCACGGGGTTGCCGGCATTACCATACGGCTCTTAGGACAGGAAGAGCCCGAAGGGGTAAAGGCGATCCGAGCCGCCCGTGTTGTGCCGGCGGCTGTGTTTGCGGCAGAGTGCCGCCGAGGGAGGAAGCGCCGAGGGCACGGCGCGGCCGCAGTGCAAGCGATCAGCCTGTCTGATATTGAGAAGGCATTGAGGCCAAAACAGCCAGTGGATCCGAGTAAGACAGTTCCCAAGGAAGTGCTGGACGAATTCAAAGATCTATTCTCGCCGGAAGAagcgatgaagctgcctccgCACCGACCAGGGGTCGACCACGAAGTACATTTGCAACGTGATAGCGACGGGAACGAACCACCACTGCCGTGGGGACCATTGTATAGTATGTCCCGCGAGGAGCTCCTCGTGTTGCGGAAAACACTGCGGGATCTGCTGGATAGAGGGTTTATCCGGGCAAGCAGctcggcagcagctgccCCAgtgttgtttgtgaagaaacCAAACGGCGGCTTACGATTCTGTTGCGACTACCGCGCACTAAACGCAATCACGAAGCGTGATCGTTACCCGTTGCCTCTGATTGCGGAGACTTTAAACAATCTGACAAGGGCCAAGTGGTTTACGAAACTAGATGTCGTGGCCGCCTTCCACAAGATTCGCATGGCCCCGGGCCACGAGGAGAAGACGGCGTTCCGGACCAGATTCGGGCTGTATGAGTGGCTCGTATGCCCCTTTGGCCTGAGTGGCGCTCCGGCATCGTTCCAGCGGTACATGAATAGCGTGCTGAATAAGTACCTTGACGACTTCGTCACGGCGTACCTGGATGATGTGTTGATCTACTCGAGCGGAACATTGGGTGAACACGAGATGAAAGTGCGTCGAGTCCTCCGATCGTTAGCAGATGCTGGTCTGCACCTGGACCCGGCCAAGTGCGAGTTCTCCGTAAAGGAAGTCAAATATTTGGGCTTTATTGTACGAGCAGGCAAGGGGGTTGCTTGCGACCctgagaagcaacaggccATCCGTGAGtggctggtgccaacaaCCGTAAAAGGTGTCAGAAGCTTCCTTGGGTTTGCGAATTACTATCGGATTTTCATTCCCGACTATGCACAGATTACCAAGGCACTAGATGCACTATTGAAGAAAGGAGTCATCTTCCGCTGGGGTAAAGCAGAGGATGAGGCGTTTCGAGAACTGAAGCGAAGATTCTGCGACGCCCCAATTCTAAGGCAGTGGGATCCATCCCTGCAAACCTTCGTGGAAGCAGATTGCTCGGGCTATGCGCTTGGAGGCGTATTATCCCAGGAAGGAAAGGATGGGCGTCGACACGCTTGTGCATTTTACTCGCGGCGGCTGTCGCCCGCAGAGTACAACTACCCGATCCACGAcaaggagatgttggccatcatgagGTGCCTGGACACATGGAGTGCAGAGTTAAGGAGCTGTGGAACATTCACGGTCTTAACAGACCACCGCAACCTTGAATACTTTATGACGCGGAGAAAGTTGACGGAACGCCAGAGCCGATGGGCTGCCGAGCTTTCACAATTCGACTTCAAGCTGGACTACCGTCCCGGGTGTGAGGCTGCCGTGCCGGACGCGCTGTCCCGCCGCGAACAAGATGCCCCGCAGGATATAAATGACGATCGTGAACGAGGGCGGGTGATCCAATTGATCCCAGATAATTCTATTCCGGAATCAACAAGACTACGAATCAGCAGAATCGGACTAGAAACACCAACCCCGCCAGATATGAAGGTGTTTGAGGCCAGCGATTTACAGGCGCTCTGGGACGAAATAATTAAGGACGACCAGATATATCGGGCAGCGTACGAGGCGGTACGGCAACGAGAGCGGGCCTTTCCGCCCGCGCTAGGGTTGAAGGTACAGATATCAGAATGCGGCATCGACGCTGGTAAGCGACTGACCTTCAGAGACCGAATCTGGGTACctggaggctctggagagaaggggaaTCAAGGCGAGGCGGAAAAGGACACCCTTCGGACGCGCATCGTGCAAGACTCACACGACTCAACTGCCGCCGGCCACCCAGGAAGAGAGGGGACCTTGGCGATTGTGGCTCGCAGTTTCTACTGGCCGGGACAGTCGCAGTTGGTTCGACGATTTGTTGCAAATTGCGACGTATGCGGACGTGGCCATATTTGGCGCCAGTCGAAGAGAGGGTTCCTGAAACCACTGCCTATCCCAGACAGACCACGCAGTCATTTAGCAATGGACTTTATTACCGATCTTCCAGCTACAGGGCCTAGCAATGCAACATATATCTGGGTAATTGTGGATCGGCTTACGAAGGCTGTAACGCTGGAAGTGATGGACACGATGGAGGCAGAAGCGTGTGCAAAACGTTTCCTACAATGCCACTATAGGTTTCATGGAATGCCACGGTCTATCGTAAGCGACCGCGGGAGCAACTGGCTGAGTCGATTCTGGAAGAGGTTCTGCAAGCTAGCCGGGGTGACGCAGCGGTTAAGTACAGCATACCACCCACAGACGGACGGGGGCCCGGAAAGAGCAAACCAAGAGATACAGGCATACCTGCGGGCGTACGTATCATACATGCAGAAGGACTGGGGGGACTTCCTCCCAGTGGCACAGCTGGCCCTTAACAACCGTGAATCCGCAGCGACGAAGATCAGCCCGTTCTTTGTCGAACACGGATACCATGTAGAACCAGTGGCTGTCGAGGATCCAGCAGATCCGCCccagagcaaggaggaaggcaaggcagacGCCCTTCTTAGCCGTCTGCAGGAAGTCTCGGAGTATATGCAGGCTATGATTGCCgcctcccagcagcaacaagaagaggcaacaaatgcaaagaggcagccagccGAACgatttgaagttggagataaGGTTTGGCTATCGATGGCGAACTACAGGTCACCACGACCATGCAAGAAGCTAGATTGGCTGCACCACAAGTACACAGTCACAAAAGTCATCAGTTCACACGTCGTGGAGTTAGACGTGCCAGGTTCTATACACCCACGATTTCACGTCGATCTGCTTCGCCGAGCTAGACAAGACCCGGCACCCGGGCAGCGAGTTGACGACTCACAACCGCCGCCGATACAGGAGGAGAACGGCGTGCAAGAATGGGAAGTGGAAGAGATCCTCTGCGCTCGTTGGAAGAACCGTGGACGCGGGAAATTTAGAGAAGTATTTGTACGCTGGCGTGGATATGCAGATGCAACATGGGAGccagcggaggctctacgGGAGACAGAAGCGATGGAAGAGTTTGAATCGGTTTACGGCCCAGTCATGAAGTATGACGGGCCATTGGAGAAGTATCAGACGACTACTGGACCCCGGCGCCACGGTCGGGGACggaagggaggaaggggataa
- a CDS encoding allantoate permease (similar to Aspergillus oryzae RIB40 XP_001816979.1), which translates to MVNSGSNSSDGIQPHQQPEMAKSDVDDVPNVDHASRTGDIPIVGRDKAAQFLKQADHPVIVTPADNARVLRKIDWRILPIMLFVYCLQSLDKTTLSYASVFGLIEDTNLVGEEFSWLGSIVYLAQLVFQPLVAYSLVKFPVGKFSATMVFCWGAVLCGMTAATNFGGLMAARLLLGAFEASVAPTFIAIVQMWYRRSEQTTRNASWYAMLGVVNMLGSLLTYGLGHIKSSLRPYQIIFLFCGCITVAFSVVMFIFMPDSPMEAKFLKREDKFIAIERLRMNQMGIGSGVWKWDHVKECMLDPKTWLWFFLMLIISIPSGGISTFGPLIIQSFGFDKFTTILFNIPFGAVQMIATLGGAWLADRIKMKSPVLLLLCLPPIAGCAILLAVGRAKSDRAVLLAGYYIISFYPGISPLIYSWSGQNTAGDTKRKVTTGMLFVGASTGNVIGPLLFKPSEKPRYDRGLRTNLALFVVLAVLIVLGMGLIRILNAKQAAKRRALGKSEVITDLSMQKGAGQDTDVLNHVEESDTVGDKAFDDVTDMKNEDFIYVY; encoded by the exons ATGGTAAACTCGGGGAGCAATTCAAGCGATGGCATTCAACCCCATCAACAACCcgagatggccaagtctgATGTCGACGATGTTCCCAACGTCGACCACGCCTCTAGGACAGGCGATATCCCAATTGTCGGCAGAGACAAGGCAGCGCAGTTTCTCAAACAAGCTGATCACCCTGTCATAGTCACGCCTGCTGACAATGCCCGCGTCTTGCGCAAGATTGATTGGCGCATCTTGCCCATTATGCTGTTTGTCTACTGTCTTCAGTCTCTTGACAAGACAACATTGTCATATGCCTCGGTCTTTGGACTTATCGAGGACACCAACTTGGTTGGGGAGGAGTTTTCCTGGCTCGGATCCATAGTCTACTTGGCGCAGCTCGTCTTTCAACCTCTCGTGGCGTACAGTTTGGTCAAGTTCCCCGTCGGCAAGTTTTCCGCGACGATGGTGTTTTGCTGGGGAGCTGTTCTGTGTGGAATGACGGCTGCGACCAACTTTGGGGGGCTGATGGCTGCTAGACTGCTGCTCGGGgcttttgaagcttctgTTG CGCCGACGTTTATTGCTATTGTGCAGATGTGGTATAGACGAAGTGAGCAGACTACTAGAAACGCTTCGTGGTATGCTATGCTGGGGGTTGTCAATATG CTCGGTAGTTTGTTGACGTATGGCCTGGGCCATATCAAATCGTCGTTGCGGCCGTATCAG ATCATCTTTTTGTTTTGCGGTTGCATCACCGTAGCCTTTTccgtcgtcatgtt CATCTTCATGCCTGACTCTCCCATGGAGGCTAAATTTCTCAAACGAGAAGACAAGTTCATTGCCATTGAGCGTCTAAGAATGAACCAGATGGGTATCGGATCTGGTGTGTGGAAATGGGACCACGTCAAGGAGTGTATGCTTGACCCCAAAACGTGGCTCTGGTTCTTCCTCATGCTCATCATTTC TATCCCGAGCGGCGGCATTTCAACATTCGGCCCCTTAATCATTCAATCCTTCGGCTTCGACAAGTTCACCACCATTCTGTTCAACATCCCTTTCGGCGCCGTACAAATGATCGCCACGCTTGGAGGAGCATGGCTCGCCGACCGAATCAAGATGAAGTCCCCGGTCCTCCTACTCCTCTGTCTCCCTCCAATTGCTGGGTGCGCCATTCTTCTCGCCGTCGGCCGCGCAAAGAGCGACCGAGCTGTGCTTCTAGCCGGATATTACATCATCTCATTCTACCCCGGCATTTCACCACTCATCTACTCCTGGTCTGGCCAGAACACAGCCGGCGACACCAAGAGAAAAGTCACCACAGGCATGCTCTTCGTCGGAGCGAGTACAGGCAATGTCATTGGTCCCCTACTCTTCAAACCCAGCGAGAAGCCACGCTATGATAGAGGTCTACGAACCAATCTTGCCCTGTTTGTTGTGCTGGCTGTCTTGATTGTGCTGGGCATGGGGCTGATTCGCATTCTTAATGCTAAACAAGCAGCTAAGCGGAGAGCTTTGGGCAAGTCGGAGGTTATTACTGATTTGAGTATGCAGAAGGGCGCTGGGCAGGACACGGATGTGCTGAATCATGTGGAAGAGTCGGATACAGTTGGTGATAAGGCGTTTGACGATGTTACGGATATGAAGAACGAAGACTTTATCTATGTATATTAA
- a CDS encoding alpha-galactosidase (similar to Cordyceps militaris CM01 XP_006673409.1), with protein sequence MKTQVVMAATSLATSAAAAQQNVLPLPPMGFNNWARFMTNINESIFVDAAEAMSKNGLLKAGYDRLNLDDAWSTMERAKNGSMVWDTAKFPKGLPWLTQFMKSKGFIPGIYTDAGNLSCGGYPGALDHEAIDLKDFQDWGFEYLKMDGCNLPDDSEATYREVYSRWPKVISEASRPMVFSDSAPAYFSNQKNLTDWYSVMVWAAEYGQLARHSADVATYPKGNGWRSIMFNYGQNVRLARFQKPGFFNDPDFLIPDHPSFTMDEKKTQFALWCSLSAPLLLSADIPSLSKDIIDFLTNKDLIAVNQDKLIEQSTLVSQDGTWDVLTKNLENGDRLLTILNRGASAADLKVSWERIGFSTKALGNSNIQIKDLWTGKTSKVAASAGGITASKVPSHGTAVFRISKTASPVTATGMIFNTNTLKCLTDDKSGKVTWAACNAADAQVWAVRADGHINSLLRPDECIVDAKGKILSRHSGCRSDSWTYKISGNVINNVSGKCLTEGTDGSATAESCGYLLNEQVVALPVGVKVVEK encoded by the coding sequence ATGAAGACACAAGTGGTCATGGCAGCCACCAGCCTGGCAACttctgccgctgccgcccAACAGAATGTCCTGCCCCTGCCTCCCATGGGCTTCAACAACTGGGCCCGGTTCATGACCAACATCAACGAGAGCATCTTTGTCGATGCCGCCGAGGCCATGTCCAAGAATGGACTTCTCAAGGCTGGATACGACCGTCTCAACCTCGACGATGCTTGGTCCACCATGGAGCGAGCCAAGAATGGCTCCATGGTTTGGGACACGGCCAAATTCCCCAAAGGTCTCCCATGGCTTACACAGTTCATGAAGTCCAAAGGCTTTATCCCCGGAATCTACACCGATGCCGGCAACCTGTCCTGCGGCGGCTATCCCGGTGCTCTCGACCACGAGGCCATTGACTTGAAGGACTTCCAGGACTGGGGCTTCGAATACCTCAAGATGGACGGATGCAACCTGCCCGACGACAGCGAGGCTACCTACCGCGAGGTGTATAGCCGATGGCCCAAGGTCATTTCGGAGGCAAGCAGACCGATGGTCTTCTCTGACTCTGCGCCCGCATACTTCTCCAACCAGAAGAACCTGACCGACTGGTACAGCGTCATGGTATGGGCTGCCGAATATGGCCAGCTCGCTCGTCATTCCGCAGATGTTGCGACGTATCCCAAGGGCAACGGCTGGAGAAGCATCATGTTCAACTATGGCCAAAACGTGCGTCTTGCCCGTTTCCAGAAGCCCGGTTTCTTCAACGATCCTGACTTCCTTATCCCCGACCACCCTTCTTTCACCAtggacgagaagaagactcAATTTGCATTGTGGTGCAGCTTGTCtgctcctctcctcctcagtGCCGACATTCCCAGTCTTTccaaggacatcatcgaCTTTTTGACCAACAAGGACCTCATCGCCGTCAACCAAGACAAGCTCATCGAGCAGTCTACTCTTGTCAGCCAAGACGGCACCTGGGACGTCCTCACCAAGAACCTCGAAAACGGCGACCGcctcctcaccatcctcaaccgAGGTGCCTCTGCCGCTGACCTCAAGGTATCATGGGAGCGCATCGGCTTCTCTACCAAGGCACTGGGCAACAGCAACATTCAGATCAAGGATCTTTGGACGGGCAAGACCTCCAAAGTGGCTGCATCCGCCGGCGGCATCACTGCCTCCAAGGTTCCCTCCCACGGCACCGCCGTATTCCGCATCTCCAAGACTGCCAGCCCCGTCACCGCCACTGGCATGatcttcaacaccaacaccctGAAGTGTCTGACCGACGACAAGTCCGGCAAAGTGACCTGGGCTGCGTGCAACGCTGCCGACGCTCAGGTCTGGGCTGTCCGTGCCGACGGCCACATCAACAGTTTGCTTCGCCCGGATGAGTGTATCGTCgatgccaagggcaagattcTGTCCCGCCACTCGGGCTGCCGCTCTGATTCTTGGACCTACAAGATTTCTGGAAATGTTATCAACAACGTTTCTGGCAAGTGTTTGACTGAGGGCACTGATGGTAGTGCTACTGCTGAGAGCTGTGGCTACCTTCTCAATGAGCAGGTTGTTGCTCTGCCTGTTGGTGTCAAGGTTGTTGAAAAATAA
- a CDS encoding beta-calactosidase (similar to Talaromyces stipitatus ATCC 10500 XP_002486580.1): protein MLLKATAILRWAAALLSLSEPFAAAHRSNFTYDRHNFLLDGAPIKLIGGQMDPQRIPPQYWTQRLQMAKAMGLNTIFSYIFWNNIEPTQGEWNFEGRNDIARFMRLAQQEGLYVVLRPGPYICGEREWGGFPAWLSQIPGMAVRQNNKPFLDASQKYLEQLGKHLVRTHISKGGPILMTQLENEYGSFGNDKVYLQAFADMLKANFDGFLYTNDGGGKSYLDGGTLHGILAQTDGDPRTGFAARDKYVTDPTMLGPQLDGEYYVTWIDDWSSNSAHQYTSGDATKTKKVLDDLDWILAGNNSFSIYMFHGGTNWGFENGGIWASNRLNAVTSSYDYGAPLDESGRPTELYRQIRDTISKHVPAGSIPAIPSLPNLTTINDFKLQPAVALFDTRDNKPTVQSTHPVTMEKLGQAYGFVLYEHKVANAVKGSIAPGDGPRDRVLVYVNGVKAGVIDKTYAKPATVNVDLKKGDVLQLFVENLGRIDFNQQLKEQQKGIVGNVTVGGKTVLEGWSAYSLPLTKLPSAITDKNTKAPEIKDGRTPVFYKGTFSLPKGTNNDLSGDTFLSLPNGIKGTVWVNGNHLGRYWVVGPQQSLYIPGAYLHGGNRPNDVVVLELEPKANTEMIGRGLATREWANHPDPNVV from the coding sequence ATGCTTCTGAAGGCCACCGCAATTCTCAGATGGGCAGCTGCATTGCTCTCGCTATCGGAGCCATTTGCAGCTGCTCATCGTAGCAACTTCACCTATGACCGTCACAACTTTCTCCTTGATGGCGCCCCGATCAAGCTCATCGGGGGTCAGATGGACCCCCAGCGTATCCCGCCTCAGTACTGGACGCAACGACTTcagatggcaaaggcaatGGGACTGAACACCATCTTCTCGTACATCTTTTGGAATAACATTGAGCCCACTCAAGGCGAATGGAACTTTGAGGGCCGCAATGACATTGCTCGATTCATGCGGCTTGCCCAACAAGAGGGTTTGTATGTTGTGCTTCGACCTGGGCCATATATTTGCGGCGAGCGCGAATGGGGTGGATTTCCGGCTTGGTTGAGCCAGATCCCGGGCATGGCTGTTCGACAGAACAATAAGCCCTTCCTTGATGCATCCCAGAAGTATCTGGAACAGCTCGGCAAGCATTTGGTACGGACGCACATCTCCAAGGGCGGCCCGATCCTCATGACACAGCTGGAGAACGAGTATGGTAGCTTCGGCAACGACAAGGTTTATCTGCAGGCATTTGCAGACATGCTGAAGGCCAATTTCGATGGATTTCTGTACACCAACGATGGTGGTGGTAAGAGTTACCTCGACGGCGGCACCTTGCATGGCATTCTTGCCCAGACAGACGGCGACCCCAGAACCGGCTTTGCGGCCCGAGATAAATATGTAACTGATCCTACGATGCTTGGACCTCAGCTGGACGGGGAATACTATGTTACATGGATTGACGACTGGTCGAGCAACTCGGCTCATCAGTACACTTCGGGAGATGCCACCAAAACGAAGAAAGTTCTCGACGATCTTGACTGGATTCTCGCTGGCAATAACTCTTTCAGCATTTACATGTTCCACGGAGGCACGAACTGGGGTTTTGAAAACGGCGGTATCTGGGCCAGCAATCGACTCAATGCTGTCACCTCTAGCTACGACTATGGCGCTCCCCTGGATGAGAGTGGCCGACCGACAGAGTTATACCGCCAGATTCGAGACACCATCTCCAAGCATGTCCCTGCTGGCTCCATCCCAGCTATCCCTAGTCTGCCCAATCTGACCACCATCAATGACTTCAAGTTGCAGCCTGCGGTGGCTCTATTCGACACTCGAGACAACAAGCCCACCGTTCAGTCTACTCATCCTGTAACCATGGAGAAGTTAGGCCAGGCATACGGCTTTGTGCTTTACGAGCATAAGGTTGCCAATGCCGTTAAAGGCTCCATCGCTCCTGGTGACGGGCCTCGAGATCGTGTCCTTGTCTATGTCAATGGCGTCAAGGCTGGTGTCATCGACAAGACGTATGCAAAGCCCGCGACTGTTAACGTCGACCTCAAGAAGGGTGATGTGCTGCAACTCTTTGTTGAGAACTTGGGCCGTATTGACTTCAACCAGCAGCTCAaagagcagcaaaagggTATTGTTGGCAACGTCACTGTTGGAGGAAAGACTGTGCTTGAGGGATGGTCTGCCTATTCCCTGCCATTGACCAAGTTGCCCTCcgccatcacagacaagaaCACCAAGGCGCCTGAAATCAAGGATGGACGAACTCCCGTCTTCTACAAGGGGACCTTCAGCCTGCCCAAGGGAACTAACAACGATCTCAGCGGAGATACGTTCCTCTCTCTACCCAATGGCATCAAGGGCACTGTTTGGGTAAATGGTAACCACCTGGGTCGTTACTGGGTCGTCGGGCCTCAGCAGAGTCTCTATATTCCTGGGGCCTATCTTCATGGCGGCAATCGGCCAAATGACGTGGTTgttcttgagcttgagccCAAGGCTAATACGGAAATGATTGGTCGTGGGTTGGCTACGAGGGAATGGGCGAACCATCCTGACCCTAATGTTGTTTGA
- a CDS encoding allantoate permease (similar to Aspergillus oryzae RIB40 XP_001818014.1), whose product MSGDHISPAPVAQHADLEKDIVENLENVGPHSQMPQLPQMDPARRATVEKKLKRKLDARCGLFVLIYIMNYLDRNNIASARLKGLQKDLELDDTEYATCLSILYVGYILMQVPSNMFINRIQRPSLYIACAMLLWGLISTLSGNATGFTSMVVIRFFLGFVEAAFLPGALLILSKWYTRRELTTRNAILFCGNLISNAFSALVGAGVLSNMQGVLGHPAWRWLFWIEGAITMAVAISAAFILPDLPHNARGFTEEERTVAQLRMIEDVGEADTDSAEQGAFGGLMMALTDSKIYVMMLTFTAYVVGLSFNAFFPTLTGTLGFEYVPTLLMSSPPWAFSCLISLINAWHADRTQEKFWHIVGPIIMGIVGFVISMSTVNVAARYVALFLQAGSYAGFIVFYSWISSSFPRPPAKRAVAIAIINAFSQLGNVAGSYVWDLKDNGYRKSYGIVLSMFGVTIAGCWIIRMMLKNLNQKLEEKETSETSQAAGNKPDGGDEYAEDADESLRMRKGFRYLV is encoded by the exons ATGTCTGGAGACCACATCTCACCTGCCCCCGTGGCACAACACGCAGACCTTGAGAAGGACATTGTTGAAAACCTCGAAAATGTCGGCCCTCATTCCCAAATGCCACAGCTTCCTCAGATGGATCCTGCTCGACGAGCAACCGTCGAAAAGAAGCTGAAGCGAAAGCTCGATGCCCGCTGTggcctcttcgtcctcattTACATCATGAACTACCTCGATCGCAATAACATTGCTTCAGCACGACTCAAGGGACTCCAAAAGGATCTCGAGCTCGACGACACTGAGTACGCCACATGCTTGAGCATCCTGTACGTGGGATATATCTTGATGCAGGTTCCATCCAACATGTTCATCAATCGTATCCAACGGCCGTCTCTATACATCGCGTGCGCCATGCTGCTTTGGGGCTTAATCTCAACACTATCCGGCAACGCCACAGGATTCACTTCAATGGTTGTTATCCGATTCTTCCTTGGTTTCGTCGAGGCTGCCTTCTTGCCCGGAGCGCTTTTGATTCTATCGAAATGGTATACCCGTCGCGAATTGACCACTCGCAATGCCATTCTTTTCTGCGGCAACCTCATCTCCAATGCTTTCTCTGCCCTTGTCGGTGCTGGCGTCTTGTCCAACATGCAGGGCGTCCTGGGCCATCCCGCTTGGAGATGGCTTTTTTGGATCGAAGGCGCTATCACCATGGCCGTAGCCATCTCTGCGGCTTTTATCCTGCCGGACTTGCCCCATAACGCGCGTGGTTTCACCGAGGAAGAGAGGACTGTCGCGCAGTTGCGCATGATTGAGGATGTTGGTGAGGCGGATACAGACTCTGCTGAGCAGGGTGCTTTCGGTGGACTTATGATGGCTTTGACTGATTCAAAGATCTATGTCATGATGCTTACCTTTACTGCATATGTTGTTGGCTTGTCTTTCAACGCTTTCTTC CCTACTCTCACTGGCACTCTGGGCTTCGAATATGTGCCTACTTTGCTGATGAGCTCGCCACCTTGGGCTTTCTCATGCCTCATCTCACTTATTAATGCTTGGCATGCCGATCGAACACAAGAAAAG TTCTGGCACATTGTTGGCCCAatcatcatgggcatcgTCGGTTTCGTCATCAGCATGTCTACTGTCAACGTCGCCGCTCGCTATGTTGCTCTCTTCCTTCAGGCAGGCTCCTACGCTGGCTTTATTGTCTTCTACTCGTGGATTAGCTCCTCTTTCCCCCGACCGCCCGCCAAGCGCGCtgtggccattgccatcatcaatgccttCAGTCAGCTGGGCAACGTGGCTGGGTCATACGTCTGGGACCTCAAGGATAATGGGTACCGAAAAAGCTACGGCATCGTGTTATCCATGTTTGGTGTCACAATTGCTGGGTGCTGGATTATCAGAATGATGCTCAAGAACCTCAACcagaagctggaggagaaggagaccTCGGAAACTAGCCAAGCCGCGGGTAACAAACCTGACGGCGGTGACGAGTATGCTGAGGACGCGGATGAGTCTCTTCGTATGCGCAAGGGATTCCGATACTTGGTGTAA